In the Lentimicrobium sp. L6 genome, one interval contains:
- a CDS encoding 7-cyano-7-deazaguanine synthase, protein MKSQTKSRQCKTCLNHDMLSHIVIDESGLCNQCQEYTPFVPKPSNGVLDLFSNIKKKNHRYDALVPLSGGKDSTYVLYLALKKYKLKVLTYTLDNGFMSDIAKENIEKTIAKAEVDHVWYRHDKEVLRKMYRTSLLESGEICGVCGVAIERSMLKVSEDYKIPIILLGHSPAEHTSFTKENIYDQKRLRTILAQSPEISKQEIDEFLIYPRMNFISAFVQTKLGRFGRKINILYYEDLPSDFEIGEIIKKELNWSDSEDSDYTRHFDCIAEPFSNFIRDKRFGSSRRLPQINNMIRNQELTKAEAEKIIAEDKKTEEPVHYKWIMDYLNLVDKDLESINNIPIGVYSQNISRANKVFAFVREKVMT, encoded by the coding sequence ATGAAATCACAAACTAAATCGAGGCAATGTAAGACCTGTCTTAATCATGATATGTTGAGCCATATAGTGATTGATGAAAGTGGCCTCTGCAATCAATGTCAAGAATATACGCCTTTTGTTCCCAAGCCTTCTAATGGGGTTTTAGATTTGTTCTCTAATATCAAAAAGAAAAATCATCGATATGATGCATTAGTTCCATTGAGTGGAGGAAAGGATAGTACTTATGTGTTATACTTGGCGCTAAAGAAGTATAAATTGAAAGTATTGACTTATACTTTGGATAATGGCTTCATGAGTGATATAGCCAAAGAGAATATTGAGAAAACTATAGCTAAAGCAGAGGTAGACCATGTTTGGTATAGGCATGATAAAGAGGTTTTAAGAAAAATGTACAGAACTTCTTTATTGGAATCTGGAGAAATATGTGGTGTTTGTGGTGTGGCAATAGAGCGAAGCATGCTTAAAGTTTCTGAAGATTATAAAATACCCATTATTCTACTGGGACATTCTCCCGCAGAACATACTTCATTTACCAAAGAAAACATATACGATCAAAAAAGATTGAGAACCATTTTAGCCCAAAGTCCAGAAATCAGTAAACAAGAGATCGACGAGTTTTTAATTTATCCAAGGATGAATTTTATCTCTGCCTTTGTCCAAACCAAATTGGGGAGGTTTGGTCGAAAGATTAATATATTGTATTACGAAGATCTGCCCTCGGATTTCGAAATTGGAGAGATTATCAAAAAAGAACTAAACTGGAGCGATTCTGAGGATTCTGATTATACTCGTCATTTCGATTGCATTGCTGAACCATTTAGCAATTTTATTCGAGATAAAAGATTTGGTTCTTCACGAAGACTTCCTCAAATTAATAATATGATCCGCAATCAGGAATTAACAAAAGCAGAGGCGGAAAAGATTATTGCAGAAGATAAGAAAACGGAGGAACCTGTTCATTATAAATGGATCATGGATTATTTAAATCTCGTGGATAAAGATTTAGAGTCCATTAATAATATTCCTATAGGGGTTTATAGCCAAAATATTTCAAGAGCCAATAAGGTTTTTGCCTTTGTCAGGGAAAAAGTAATGACTTAA
- a CDS encoding T9SS type A sorting domain-containing protein — protein MKKNLLLLLMLVMSIGLFAQDWAPINSTERFCYSSDDTLDMINNVLWVETFEEVDDAQVYHLNKIAIPFENGEGSLFLYNQPQFLLDDVWVFPDGDWVFQDTFFLPIEELETYTLKPNASLNDSWDFAGNITATISEIGMMDLFGQEDSIKTILVSNGLGIILSKNHGIVNWNNEYQLIGIEGRDLGFQVPNFEDMYAEISAGDVICYHINNWAADDQTYGWISDVRYDIENVTRYEDSIVFNAFVRTNTDWYWKSSNQISTKGYEDIVVYRNRFTDAYPNDTLFIQGGPDMYNYSEGIAISKLSNFKWGGLKKTQFTYEGDWPFANLMYHDEGLYSFELYPVGESMLMEHSVEYGFLEYVNFGFEWGGERELVGVIDNGDTLGYIHPLDIFTGQKELSINNNSLVFPSPAKESITIQSQETGEYNYQVFNISGQLVLDRKQEKTLADLEIDISDLHNGVYILQIAMNNQIIRKKFIKQM, from the coding sequence ATGAAGAAAAATTTACTTTTATTATTAATGCTAGTGATGAGTATTGGTTTGTTTGCTCAGGATTGGGCGCCAATCAATAGCACTGAACGATTTTGTTATTCCTCTGATGATACTTTGGATATGATAAATAATGTACTCTGGGTGGAGACCTTTGAAGAAGTTGATGATGCTCAAGTTTATCACCTCAATAAAATTGCTATTCCTTTTGAGAATGGAGAAGGAAGTTTGTTTTTATACAATCAACCACAGTTTTTATTGGATGATGTTTGGGTATTTCCAGATGGAGATTGGGTTTTTCAAGATACTTTCTTTTTGCCCATTGAAGAGCTAGAAACTTATACGCTAAAGCCCAATGCTTCCCTAAATGATTCTTGGGATTTTGCAGGCAATATCACTGCCACCATTTCAGAAATAGGTATGATGGATTTATTTGGACAAGAGGATTCAATAAAAACAATATTGGTTTCCAATGGATTGGGGATTATTTTATCAAAAAATCATGGAATTGTAAATTGGAATAACGAGTATCAGCTCATAGGTATCGAAGGACGAGACTTGGGCTTTCAGGTTCCGAATTTTGAGGATATGTATGCGGAGATCAGTGCTGGGGATGTGATTTGTTATCATATTAATAATTGGGCAGCTGACGATCAGACTTATGGCTGGATTTCGGATGTGAGGTATGATATTGAAAATGTTACGAGGTATGAAGATTCCATTGTATTTAATGCCTTTGTTAGAACAAATACAGATTGGTATTGGAAAAGTTCAAACCAAATATCTACTAAAGGTTATGAGGATATTGTAGTATATAGGAATCGATTTACAGATGCGTATCCCAATGATACATTGTTTATACAAGGAGGGCCTGATATGTATAATTATTCCGAAGGGATTGCTATCTCTAAGCTTTCAAATTTTAAGTGGGGAGGCCTTAAGAAGACTCAGTTTACTTATGAAGGAGATTGGCCATTTGCCAATTTGATGTATCATGATGAGGGTTTGTATAGTTTTGAACTTTACCCTGTTGGTGAATCTATGTTGATGGAGCATTCTGTTGAATATGGCTTCTTAGAATATGTAAACTTTGGTTTTGAATGGGGGGGAGAAAGAGAATTGGTCGGAGTTATTGATAATGGAGATACTTTAGGTTATATTCACCCATTAGATATTTTCACAGGACAAAAAGAATTATCAATAAATAATAATTCCCTAGTCTTCCCAAGCCCAGCCAAAGAATCCATAACAATCCAAAGCCAAGAAACAGGTGAGTACAATTATCAAGTATTCAATATTTCAGGGCAATTGGTTTTGGATAGGAAGCAAGAAAAAACTCTAGCCGATTTAGAGATTGATATTTCGGACTTGCATAATGGAGTTTATATTCTTCAAATAGCTATGAATAACCAAATCATTAGAAAGAAATTTATCAAACAAATGTAA